The following nucleotide sequence is from Cellvibrio sp. PSBB006.
TAGCAATGTTTGGTAGTCATGAACTGCGATGTTGCGAAACCCGATCATTCGCTTCATGACATCCGCGAGATCGGCGTCAATCCAGCTTGCTTGCGCCAGCAGCGTAAATACATCTCTGGCGCTTTGAGGAATGCCCAATCGTTCCTGTCTGATAATATGTTGGCCCATATCAAGCGCAGCTTCGCAGGCGCGTTGTATGTTTAGAATGGCTGCATCCTGGCGGCTATAGTCATTGGCAAAGTTGGGGCCTGCTTTCGCGTATTCCTCGCGTACTCTTTTGATGCATCGCTCAATACTGGAAGCTTTGTTAATGAGAACGTCATTTACCATAAACAGCCCCGTCTTCTCTTATTTCATGCAACAACTCTGCTCTGGCTGTGTCCAGATCGGTTTTCTCACTCAGGATGAAAGCCTCATATAGCCCCGCCTGAACATCCTTTGCCCAGACGCATCGCCCCGTCGTAATAATTTGATATTGCATAACAGTCGATGCGGCGCGCAAATCCAATAGATCCACCTCGTAACCCAGCTTGTTCGCCAGTTGATTAGCCATCTCCCAAAGCAGTAGAGGGTCTGCATAACCCTCAACAAGAACCGCAAGATCCAGATCGCTATGTTCATTTGCAGTATCTTGAGCACGGCTACCAAAGGCATATACAGCCAACACGTTTGGAAGCGCGTCCCGCAGTATCGAACAGATCCATTGTTCAGTATCCGGCTTTATGGAGTAGATGTTCATCGTATGGGTATCTGCTCGGTTTGTTGTTTGTAAGATAAGCGGAATTCTACAAAAAATATAGGCTTATCCCAACAAGTTCAAGGAAAACCATAAAGCTGGTTTGCGTGATCTTCTGTTTCTTTAAAGATTACCCGCATTATTTTCTTCTTCATTCCACTCAGCTGCGTACCCGGCTCTTTTGAGATAATCGCCAATCGAATCGTGAAGTTTCTCTATCCAAAATTCAGTACCGCTTTCGCAGGGCGGGGATGCTCCACCTTGTGCTGAATGAGCGACCAGTCGCCAATAAAACCGGCTGAGGTGGATTGCCTCTGCCCGGGATGCAACGGCGTCCGCTGCGAGGATTTTTTTGGCAAGGGTATCTTGCAGCCGCTCCGCAAAGGCTAACGCCGCTATCTTTTCATCCGGCATACTATAGACAATATTCATATGAGTCGCTCGCTCGGCAGGTATGCGTATTTATAGCTCACTTTCAAAAGCGATGCTCCCTGGGTCCAAAAATCCGGCCGCCCCATTTAGAGAATCCTACCCGATTATCCCTACTTCATGGCTTGTCATTTTACCCTAAGGCTATAAGATGCTTGGCGTCAGCCCATAACGTCCGGCATTGCGTAAAGCGGCCCAATTTCCAGCTCGATGGTTTAACAGGTAGAGAATGCAGAACAAACCTATTGATGAACGTACTTTTTATCGGGGAGTACTGGTGCTGCTAACACTGACCGGGCTTATGGGCCTGGCAGCCAGCGTTTTGCACTACCTGGAGCCGGAACCAGAGCTTATGGATTTAGTCATCCCGCCCCTGGTTAGTCTCGCGAATCTTGCACTTGCGATTTGGCTAATATGTCAGCCGAAGCGCCTCTTACACGTCGTCTATTCAGCTTTTGTTGTAGGCATTGCCGCACTGTCGTTACCGGCCTGGTATTACAGCCTGCGCGCGAATCAATCTCCCGATATTCTGCTGATTAACATTTTCCCGCCTATTTCCTCCTTCCTCATTATTCTGATTGTGCTGGTGATGGTCATACTTCCACCGCGGCGCGCCTTTCCGATTATGATCGCGGCCTGGGCGTTAAACGCGGTGCCGATCCTGGGTTATTTATTGACACATAAAGAGGAATTCTGGTCACCGCGCGGCCAGGAAATGTTTATGAGTTATGGTTTGGCTATTTTATTGTTATTGGTTTTACTGCCGTTTCAATACCGGGCGCGTCTGCAAATTGAGCGCTTACAACATGATAATTCCCATATGCACAAACTGGCCGAACGCGATGAACTGACGCGACAATATAATCGTTGGGGCGGCCAGCGATTGCTCGATGATTTTATGCGTAGCGGCGTCGCCGGCAGCATCATTATGTTGGACATTGATCACTTCAAGCAGATTAACGATACCCACGGTCACCTGATAGGCGATAGCGTGTTACAACAATTTGCAACGCGTGTGAGTGGCGCACTACGCAGTGACGGTTATTTGATTCGTTGGGGCGGTGAAGAATTTCTGGTTGTGATTCGCGGGATTGCAGAACAGGATGTGTTGACGGTGGCAGAGCGGTTGCGCAATGCAATTAATCGAGAACTGTTTCCCGGGGTAGGCAAATTGACTGCCTCAGGCGGCGCCACGTCACGGCGAGAAGATGACACCTTGGAAAGTTTAATTGCACGGGCGGATAAAGCGCTTTATGAAGCCAAGGTGAATGGTCGTGATCAAGTGGTGTGTGACTAACATCTCCTCGGGACATCCAGAATTCCGAAAATGATCAGTAGTTGGCAATTTACTTTTCTTAATATATTAACCAGGCAGATACCACTTCGATTAGCTGGCTGATTTCAGCATCTTCATATCGAGTTTTCAAAATTCTCTGCACCTCAATTCAAGCTGAATATTGGCTAGAACCATCAGGCCAGCATCAGGTCTTTTCCTCGTATTTTGCAATCCGGGTTTTTTACGCATTGATTCAATAATCATCACGCTATGTGGCATTGCACACAGTCTTTAAAAAGATCTTTGAGGATCATGCCTCTACCTAACAAGAAAAGCCCCCCGATGTTTACGTTTCGTTCTTTGCACTCCGCTTTTTATTTCAAATCATGCAATAACACCGATTAACTACGGAGAATTTTATGCCAATGCGATTAACACCATCAGCGCTGTTCTTGAAAATACTATTCCTGAAAAGTTGCCTTACGGCGTTTCTGTTAGCGAGTGCAAGCCTTGCCAACGCCCAAGCTACCTCTTGGCAGTATTGCGCTAACGAAAATAATACATGCACGTTTTCAGGTGCGAAATTAGTTCGCTACGGCGCTGGCACAGTGTGGACCCAGCGTTTACAGATCAATTCTGTCAGCTGCAATAACGCGACTTTTGGCGATCCCTTACCTGGTACGTATAAGCGCTGCGAAATTGCGGAACCGCAATGGACAACATGTGCAAATGAAAATCAAACATGTACATTCAGTGGCAAAAAAATTGTCCGCTACGGTGCTGATACCCGGTGGAGACAAGGCGAATTTACGAATCAAGTGGAATGCAGAAACAGCGTATTTGGCGATCCGGCGGTAGGCACTTTTAAATCCTGTCAAATCGCGAATGGGGTGAATGACACCACAGCACCTACGCCGCCCACCAATCTGAGATTGTCCAATCTCACCTGTACATCGGCTACCTTGAGTTGGAATGCAGCGACAGACGACATTGCCGTTTCAGCCTATGACGTTTATCACGATGGTCAATTTATGGTGAACGTAGACGGTACAAAACTTTCCGCTGCGTTAACCCTGGAGCCAGGAGCGAACTGGGGTTTATATGTTAATGCTGTTGATGCGGCTGGCAATGTGTCGCAAGCAAGTACCACACTTCAAGTGGGCGTTCCGCAATGTGAAACAGATGTGACGCCACCAACAACTCCGACAAACGTTGAAGGCGCCGCGACCGGCACTTCGATAACGCTGAGCTGGACGGCATCCACCGATAACGTTCAAGTGACGGGTTACGATATTTATCGCAATAACGCAAAAGTCGGCACCACACCTGACCTGACTTACGTTGATTCGGGATTAACAGCTAATACAACCTACCAATACTCGATAGCAGCACGTGATGGGCAAGAAAATGTTTCCGCACGTAGCGCCAATATTAGCGTGACCACCGGTAGCGTTTGTTCCAGCCCGGTTTGCTCGGTTGAACAAGTCACAACCGATACTGATATCCCATGGGGAT
It contains:
- a CDS encoding DUF86 domain-containing protein — translated: MVNDVLINKASSIERCIKRVREEYAKAGPNFANDYSRQDAAILNIQRACEAALDMGQHIIRQERLGIPQSARDVFTLLAQASWIDADLADVMKRMIGFRNIAVHDYQTLLLPIVEKIITIHLNDFLQFSSCVLTKNHALNKE
- a CDS encoding nucleotidyltransferase domain-containing protein, with protein sequence MNIYSIKPDTEQWICSILRDALPNVLAVYAFGSRAQDTANEHSDLDLAVLVEGYADPLLLWEMANQLANKLGYEVDLLDLRAASTVMQYQIITTGRCVWAKDVQAGLYEAFILSEKTDLDTARAELLHEIREDGAVYGK
- a CDS encoding GGDEF domain-containing protein, which encodes MQNKPIDERTFYRGVLVLLTLTGLMGLAASVLHYLEPEPELMDLVIPPLVSLANLALAIWLICQPKRLLHVVYSAFVVGIAALSLPAWYYSLRANQSPDILLINIFPPISSFLIILIVLVMVILPPRRAFPIMIAAWALNAVPILGYLLTHKEEFWSPRGQEMFMSYGLAILLLLVLLPFQYRARLQIERLQHDNSHMHKLAERDELTRQYNRWGGQRLLDDFMRSGVAGSIIMLDIDHFKQINDTHGHLIGDSVLQQFATRVSGALRSDGYLIRWGGEEFLVVIRGIAEQDVLTVAERLRNAINRELFPGVGKLTASGGATSRREDDTLESLIARADKALYEAKVNGRDQVVCD